One part of the Lotus japonicus ecotype B-129 chromosome 2, LjGifu_v1.2 genome encodes these proteins:
- the LOC130738387 gene encoding receptor-like serine/threonine-protein kinase At4g25390: protein MPSRKLNQFHPSTSDIPGRYQPPQTPHSPHSHHRHNLLTPLIAAAAAVACSLLLLLAFLYRRTLTRKRTTPFHSDTDSSTSDPPHRFSYSLLRRATNSFSVRLGNGGFGTVYAGTLPPPSRKPIAVKLMDLSSGEREFHNELFFASRLRSPHVVAAVGFSSDPKHRRFVLVYDLMHNGNLQDALLRRKCPELMEWKKRFAVALEIARGIHYLHSCDTPVIHGDIKPSNILLDRGFSAKIGDFGLARLKSEPSQIELEVLNDDSHDEEKKKLKLEPPQVEVELFIGDINDEEKKKKEELECDGGGVVIDDCQSIESVHTSFFEEGNLGVDQSVTSPETIVEMTVMSGMGMSPVVAAESPGFDKASVQSEKDVVGDVKRNGKGLRSNSVKDWWRKQDNEVVGSGSGSTPVGEGKKAKDYVMEWLGREVNREKPKSEWIGGKMGKAEEKKGKKKSRERQLEWWESMDEEKVDGVVKKKRRPVREWWKEESCEEIAKRKKKKKKKKKKGVESDGDDWWMSDDALYGDRKKYKSRSKNNRGSVDWWLDGFSGELWKARRNSFDSVSGEIPKSGGVSSTPSMRGTVCYVAPEYGCGGDVSEKCDVYSFGVLLLVLISGRRPLQVTGSPMSEFQRANLLSWARHCARNGKLMELVDQSIQSLDKEQALLCIKVALLCLLKSPVRRPSMKDVVGMLSGDLEPPQLPVEYSPSTPSRFPFKSRKKGR from the coding sequence ATGCCATCTCGCAAACTTAACCAATTTCATCCCTCCACGTCAGACATTCCTGGCAGGTATCAACCGCCACAAACACCACACTCTCCTCATTCCCACCACCGCCACAATCTCCTAACCCCTCTTATCGCCGCCGCCGCTGCCGTCGCATGctcccttctcctcctcctcgccTTCCTCTACCGACGCACGCTCACCCGAAAACGCACCACCCCATTTCACTCCGACACCGACTCCTCCACTTCCGACCCTCCTCACCGCTTCTCATACTCCCTCCTCCGCCGTGCCACGAACTCCTTCTCCGTCCGCCTCGGCAACGGCGGCTTCGGCACCGTCTACGCCGGAACGCTCCCGCCGCCGTCGCGCAAGCCAATTGCAGTCAAGCTCATGGACCTCTCCTCCGGCGAGCGCGAGTTTCACAACGAGCTCTTCTTCGCCTCCAGGCTCCGCTCCCCCCACGTCGTCGCCGCCGTGGGATTCTCCTCCGACCCGAAACACCGCCGTTTCGTCCTCGTCTACGACCTCATGCACAACGGGAACCTCCAAGACGCTCTACTGCGCCGCAAGTGCCCTGAGCTCATGGAATGGAAAAAGCGCTTCGCGGTTGCTCTGGAAATAGCAAGAGGAATTCACTACCTTCACTCTTGCGACACCCCAGTGATTCACGGAGACATTAAACCCAGTAACATCTTGCTTGATCGCGGTTTCTCGGCCAAAATCGGCGATTTTGGGCTTGCCCGGTTGAAATCGGAGCCATCCCAGATTGAGCTAGAGGTTTTGAACGATGATAGCCACGATGAGGAGAAGAAAAAGTTGAAGTTAGAGCCACCCCAGGTTGAGGTAGAGCTTTTTATTGGTGATATTAAcgatgaagagaagaaaaagaaggaggAATTGGagtgtgatggtggtggggttgTGATTGATGATTGTCAATCGATTGAGAGTGTGCATACTAGTTTTTTTGAAGAGGGTAATTTGGGTGTGGACCAATCTGTTACTTCGCCGGAGACTATTGTTGAGATGACTGTGATGAGTGGAATGGGAATGTCTCCGGTGGTGGCGGCTGAGTCGCCGGGATTTGATAAGGCTAGTGTGCAGAGTGAGAAGGATGTTGTTGGGGATGTTAAGAGGAATGGGAAAGGGTTAAGGAGTAATTCAGTGAAGGATTGGTGGCGGAAACAGGACAATGAGGTTGTGGGCTCGGGTTCGGGTTCAACGCCTGTTGGAGAAGGTAAGAAGGCGAAGGATTATGTGATGGAGTGGCTTGGAAGGGAGGTTAACAGGGAAAAGCCAAAGAGTGAATGGATTGGAGGGAAGATGGGGAAGGCAGAGGAGaagaaggggaagaagaagagcaGGGAGCGCCAATTGGAATGGTGGGAATCGATGGACGAGGAAAAGGTTGATGGAgttgtgaagaagaagagaaggccAGTGAGGGAATGGTGGAAGGAAGAGAGCTGTGAAGAgattgcaaaaaggaaaaagaagaagaagaagaagaagaaaaagggtgTAGAGAGTGATGGTGATGATTGGTGGATGAGTGATGATGCATTATATGGGGATAGAAAGAAGTACAAGAGTCGAAGCAAGAATAACCGTGGTAGTGTGGATTGGTGGTTAGATGGATTCAGTGGTGAGCTATGGAAAGCGCGGAGGAATAGCTTTGATTCTGTTAGTGGAGAAATTCCAAAGAGTGGTGGTGTGAGCAGTACACCAAGTATGAGGGGAACTGTTTGTTATGTTGCTCCTGAGTATGGCTGTGGTGGAGATGTCTCGGAGAAGTGTGATGTGTATAGCTTTGGGGTCTTGTTGCTTGTTCTCATTTCCGGGAGGCGCCCCCTTCAGGTGACTGGTTCACCAATGTCTGAGTTTCAAAGAGCAAATCTTTTGTCATGGGCGCGTCATTGTGCCAGAAATGGGAAGCTCATGGAGCTGGTTGATCAGTCTATTCAGTCATTGGACAAAGAGCAGGCTCTTCTCTGCATTAAGGTtgctttgctttgtttgcttaaGTCACCTGTTCGTCGTCCTTCAATGAAGGATGTTGTGGGAATGCTTAGTGGGGATTTGGAGCCTCCCCAATTGCCGGTTgaatactcaccttcaacccctTCCCGCTTCCCTTTCAAGTCCAGGAAAAAAGGCCGGTGA
- the LOC130738385 gene encoding uncharacterized protein LOC130738385: protein MSLICIILIRYSLHKFLHALFALFMPCFMPYALFILKQRFPLKDDLMKWVRDISMANNFVLVTTKSDSGAKGRKEYVILGCEKHGAYIPYREPDLVEGTSTQKTGCPFRLKGRRTKDDKGWWLKVMDGRHIHLAAESLVGHNYAGRLNSEAKEDVINQAKTWVPPRKMLASLKEKDPSNLTTIQQIYGVCKRFRQSVRGSLTEIQYLLKKLDGEKYVHFERNEPGSEVIRDIFWAHPNAVKLFNTFPYVVIMDCTYKTSKYKLPLLEIVGLTSTDKTYSIAFCYIGSETTEDYIWALECMKSLISDQSRLPRVIVTDRDLALLSAASQSLPTTTHLLCLWHINKCVLAKCKEYVGTDDFAQEVMDKWAELVDAPTVPEFEAHWIELFNMCKHKHKLKFATYCSTTWLVHKQKFAKAWTNHVMHFGTTTSNRAEGAHASLKLMLRNSKGDLATSWDASHSLTTNRHTEIVASFERSMNKIDHLFKTPFYTNIRGFVSIKCLKLIDAELTRMRASGGRCDCLLRETHGLPCGCQLADYERIPYEAIHPFWKSLSWEHVPVVDTGSSDICGLNHGEMHPEVEALTRYFHSLDTGGQSMVRRKLQAIYCPERSTLCTPELRIKSNRTPKLKESKQPKGRAIGSLTRDPSAFELTDKKIKEEKKSSQPAKRKKRVKKSDTSHFMCNFPAFLHPYIGTITDVEDDGNCGYRSIAALMGHSAGQDGWPWVRATLIQELETNVLMYNRMWGTDVVNALHNRLTLPIGDPATPDKWFQLPEMGYLVATKYQLVLVSLSSMGCNTYFPLIGAGPRDEHSVIAIGHVINHWVQLQLTAGHPMPTIAPQWDWHADLASKYWRNLYRPRLDMYDAQFHAWLGAFSGHADYVDITTD from the exons atgtctctcatttgtatcatactgatcaggtactcattgcacaaatttttgcatgctttgtttgctttgtttatgccttgttttatgccttatgccttgtttatcctgaaacagcgtttccctttgaaagatgatcttatgaaatgggttcgcgacatttctatggcaaataattttgttttggtgacaacaaagtctgatagtggtgcgaagggaagaaaagaatatgtcattctggggtgtgagaagcatggtgcgtatattccctacagagaaccggatcttgttgaaggaacgtcaacacaaaagacaggttgtccttttaggctaaaaggacgacgtacgaaagatgataaaggttggtggttgaaggtgatggacggtagacacatccatctcgcagctgagtcactagttggccacaattacgctggtagactgaatagtgaggcgaaggaggacgtgataaatcaggctaagacttgggttccacctagaaagatgttggcgtccttgaaggaaaaagatccttcaaacttgactaccatccaacaaatttatggtgtttgcaagcggttcagacaatccgttcgtgggtcactgacagagatacaatacttgttgaagaagttggacggtgagaagtatgttcacttcgaacgaaatgaacccggatcggaagtgattagagatatattttgggctcatccgaatgccgtcaaacttttcaacacattcccatatgtagtgatcatggattgcacatacaagaccagcaaatacaaactacccttgctcgagattgttggcctgacctccacggataaaacatactcaatagcattctgttacattggcagtgagaccacagaggactacatttgggcattggagtgtatgaagtctctgatTTCCGACCAATCCAGGTTGCCTAGAGTGATTGTGACGGACAGAGATCTTgctttattgagtgctgcttcacaaagccttcccaccaccacccatttactatgcttgtggcacatcaacaagtgtgttttggcaaagtgcaaagagtatgttggcacggatgattttgctcaagaggttatggacaagtgggccgaattggtagatgctccaacagttccagaatttgaagctcattggattgaattgtttaacatgtgcaagcataaacacaagttgaaatttgccacttattgttctactacatggttggtccacaagcagaaatttgccaaggcatggacaaatcatgtgatgcattttggaacaacaacaagtaacag ggctgaaggtgcacatgccagcttgaagttgatgttgcggaacagtaagggtgacctggccacatcatgggatgcgtcgcatagtttgaccaccaatcgccacactgagatagtagcatcgtttgagcgcagtatgaataaaattgatcaccttttcaagacccctttctacacaaatattagGGGATTTGTGTCAATCAAATGCCTGAAACTCATTGATGCTGAACTGACAAGAATGCGAGCCTCCGGTGGCAGATGCGATTGcttattgagagagactcatggactaccttgcggttgtcaacttgcag attatgagaggattccgtacgaggccattcatccattctggaagagcctaagttgggagcatgtacctgttgtagatactggcagctcagatatttgcggactaaaccatggagagatgcacccagaagttgaggcactgacacgttatttccattctttggatactggagggcagagtatggtaaggaggaagcttcaagcgatatattgtcctgaaaggagtacactatgtactcctgagcttcggataaagtccaaccgcactcctaagttgaaggagagcaaacaacccaagggtcgagcaataggatccttgactcgtgatccttcagcgtttgaacttactgacaagaagattaaagaggaaaagaagtcttcacaaccagcaaagaggaagaagcgtgtgaagaagtctgatacaagccatttcatgtgtaactttccagcctttctccatccatatattggcacaattacagatgttgaggatgatggtaactgtggctatagatccATTGCTGCATTAATGGGGCATTCCGCCGGTCAGGACGGTTGGCCTTGGGTTAGGGCTACATTGATACAAGAACTTGAGACCAATGTGTTAATGTATAATAGGATGTGGGGCACAGATGTTGTTAATGCCTTACATAATCGTCTCACTCTTCCTATTGGTGACCCGGCCACCCCTGACAAATGGTttcaactgccagagatgggataccttgttgcCACAAAGTACCAATTGGTTCTCGTATCCTTATCCTCTATGGGTTGTAACACATACTTTCCACTGATAGGAGCCGGCCCACGAGATGAGCATTCTGTTATAGCTATTGGACATGTGATAAATCACTGGGTACAG CTCCAATTAACTGctggacatcctatgccgaCTATTGCTCCCCAGTGGGATTGGCACGCTGATCTTGCCTCCAAATACTGGAGGAACCTATATCGTCCACGTTTAGACATGTATGATGCACAATTCCATGCTTGGCTTGGTGCTTTTAGTGGTCATGCGGACTATGTGGACATCACCACAGATTGA
- the LOC130738384 gene encoding transcription factor bHLH118-like isoform X1: MFPLQRGNELVIKFSSSPHQQQHKIPEDLILDEMITSSQPREQFFRAEMSKDHHKSKKIMVHREIERKRRQDMASFYASLRSLLPLEFIKGKRSLSEHINEAANYIKHMQNNLKELGAKRDELKKLSHNFMLENHESNNTTNNFTVHENNGILGIEITSDFKEESLKLSKLLHLLHEEGHDVVNWFSTELDGRLVYSVQCKVLKLICRQGFLTCQPDFYLPMVNNSNSLDLSELKRKVANAIPTFICSD, from the exons ATGTTTCCTTTACAACGAGGCAATGAGCTGGTAATCAAGTTTTCTAGCAGCCCCCACCAACAGCAACACAAAATCCCCGAAGATCTGATTCTTGATGAAATGATCACTAGCAGCCAGCCAAGGGAACAATTTTTTAGGGCTGAGATGTCTAAAGATCATCATAAGAGCAAGAAGATTATGGTCCACAGGGAGATTGAGAGGAAAAGGAGGCAAGATATGGCTTCCTTTTATGCATCTCTTAGATCCCTTCTCCCTCTTGAGTTCATCAAG GGAAAGCGTTCACTATCTGAACACATAAATGAGGCAGCGAATTACATAAAACACATGCAAAATAATCTCAAGGAACTTGGTGCCAAGAGAGATGAACTGAAGAAACTCTCCCACAATTTCATGCTTGAAAACCATGAGAGCAATAACACTACTAACAACTTCACTGTCCATGAGAATAATGGTATTCTGGGAATAGAAATTACCAGTGATTTCAAGGAGGAAAGTCTCAAACTTTCAAAATTGCTACATTTACTTCATGAAGAAGGACATGATGTTGTTAATTGGTTTTCAACCGAATTGGATGGCAGATTGGTTTACAGTGTCCAGTGTAAG GTGCTAAAGTTAATTTGCAGACAGGGTTTTTTAACTTGTCAACCAGATTTTTATTTGCCAATg GTTAACAATTCAAACAGTTTAGATCTATCTGAGCTGAAAAGGAAAGTTGCCAATGCAATTCCAACATTTATATGTTCTGATTAA
- the LOC130738388 gene encoding uncharacterized protein LOC130738388 produces MEQDPNPFLRHCKGQSNNSGSSRPLIPGPAGAIQAAMYARRSTPNTPLIPTQEIVRRVLDHGSTETDPDFNSHAWLSALQEWGIATPLGSLTANVERVENVVAVIKSCTPNGFGDAKVTLKDPTGAVDASIHRKAFTHSEFANDITVGSVLVLQKVAVFAPRGTVCYLNITLPNLVKVFPKDCGPHDFIDITEE; encoded by the exons ATGGAACAAGACCCAAATCCATTCCTCCGCCATTGCAAAGGTCAAAGCAACAACTCtggcagctctcgtcctctcattcctggcccggctggcgccatccaggctgccatgtatgcCCGTAGATCCACCCCGAACACACCACTCATTCCGACCCAGGAAATCGTGAGGCGTGTGCTAGATCATGgatcaaccgaaaccgatcctgatttcaactcacatgcttggctatcagccctgcaagagtggggaatagccactccgctgggctctctgacagcgaacgttgagagggtggagaatgttgttgctgttatcaaatcttgcactcccaatggatttggagatgcgaaagttaccctcaag GACCCCACGGGTGCCGTTGATGCTAGCATCCACCGCAAGGCATTTACTCACAGTGAATTTGCGAatgacataactgttggatctgttctcgttctccaaaag gttgctgtgtttgcacctagaggaactgtttgttatcttaatataacattgcccaacctagtgaaggtattcccaaaagattgcggaccccatgacttcatcgatatcacagaggaataa
- the LOC130738384 gene encoding transcription factor bHLH118-like isoform X2: MFPLQRGNELVIKFSSSPHQQQHKIPEDLILDEMITSSQPREQFFRAEMSKDHHKSKKIMVHREIERKRRQDMASFYASLRSLLPLEFIKGKRSLSEHINEAANYIKHMQNNLKELGAKRDELKKLSHNFMLENHESNNTTNNFTVHENNGILGIEITSDFKEESLKLSKLLHLLHEEGHDVVNWFSTELDGRLVYSVQCKVNNSNSLDLSELKRKVANAIPTFICSD; encoded by the exons ATGTTTCCTTTACAACGAGGCAATGAGCTGGTAATCAAGTTTTCTAGCAGCCCCCACCAACAGCAACACAAAATCCCCGAAGATCTGATTCTTGATGAAATGATCACTAGCAGCCAGCCAAGGGAACAATTTTTTAGGGCTGAGATGTCTAAAGATCATCATAAGAGCAAGAAGATTATGGTCCACAGGGAGATTGAGAGGAAAAGGAGGCAAGATATGGCTTCCTTTTATGCATCTCTTAGATCCCTTCTCCCTCTTGAGTTCATCAAG GGAAAGCGTTCACTATCTGAACACATAAATGAGGCAGCGAATTACATAAAACACATGCAAAATAATCTCAAGGAACTTGGTGCCAAGAGAGATGAACTGAAGAAACTCTCCCACAATTTCATGCTTGAAAACCATGAGAGCAATAACACTACTAACAACTTCACTGTCCATGAGAATAATGGTATTCTGGGAATAGAAATTACCAGTGATTTCAAGGAGGAAAGTCTCAAACTTTCAAAATTGCTACATTTACTTCATGAAGAAGGACATGATGTTGTTAATTGGTTTTCAACCGAATTGGATGGCAGATTGGTTTACAGTGTCCAGTGTAAG GTTAACAATTCAAACAGTTTAGATCTATCTGAGCTGAAAAGGAAAGTTGCCAATGCAATTCCAACATTTATATGTTCTGATTAA
- the LOC130738383 gene encoding uncharacterized protein LOC130738383, with product MMTIENHLVLFAPIATVIAARRSRSTSSPCDCKLHRGSRRFRWDTMSGAFKPSRDMNAYELSVNQVKKCALQLVLLMEVMLSFGFFWPSCWEYERLFNNMKLLIGYAFKHYEQAKSTKKIVLSFNARLQTCLPTYYQGK from the exons ATGATGACGATTGAAAACCACCTCGTGTTGTTTGCTCCCATTGCAACGGTAATAGCAGCTAGACGAAGCAGAAGCACATCTTCCCCCTGTGACTGCAAGCTTCACCGAG GGAGCAGAAGGTTTCGGTGGGACACAATGAGTGGCGCGTTCAAGCCTTCAAGGGATATGAACGCCTACGAGCTTTCCGTGAATCAAGTAAAAAAATGTGCGCTGCAGCTGGTGCTCTTGATGGAG GTGATGCTGAGTTTTGGGTTCTTTTGGCCGAGTTGCTGGGAATATGAAAG GTTGTTTAATAATATGAAACTCTTGATTGGTTATGCCTTTAAACACTATGAACAA GCAAAATCCACCAAGAAAATCGTGTTGAGCTTCAATGCCAGGTTGCAAACATGTCTCCCAACATACTATCAAG GGAAATGA